A stretch of DNA from Cannabis sativa cultivar Pink pepper isolate KNU-18-1 chromosome X, ASM2916894v1, whole genome shotgun sequence:
TTCGTATTCTCATCTATGAGATCTGCTGGAAGATTCTTCAGAAACCACTCGTGGTTTCTGATCTCAGGAATGGTTATCCTCTGTTGCAAAGTAACATCCAACGAAACTTGAATTAGAAGGACCATCTCCTATTTGAGAGTTAAAATAGAATAAGGAGAGCAACCTATTTCTCCTTTGAAATCAACCAATCTTTATCTTTCATTATTTTCTAAGAGAGGTGACAAAGATCAGTAAAAGAAATCCTACCATGCATTACCAGGAGTCATACCATTTCAAAATTCCAAGTGAATTTGGGAATACAGAAAGAAACCTAAGGAGACAAATAACCAATATTACTCGAGCAATATATAAACAACTAAACTACTACGCTGACCTTTGCAGGGTCAGCTACAAAAATCCTTGAGATCAGATGACGACACTCTGGAGATATATGAACATAGTCAGGTACTGAGTACTGAACATTCAAGATTCGCTGCACAAACATATCTCAGTTCAGGTGAAGGAAAGTAGTAAAGTTAAGAATTACATTTATAACTTTTGAGCACTTAAACTTACATGTATTGTCTTGCGGAAATTTTTAGGCTCCTCTGGGTCCTCAAAAGGGTATGCACCCACCAACATGACATATAAAGTCACCCCACAAGACCATACATCAGCAATCTGGTTGGGATGATGAAAACAAACAATGCCAAAACATTATAATCACCATTTAACGAAGGTCAAGTCCATAGTATTCAGAGAAACAGAGGGAGGCCTTTATAAGAGTAGAGTAATATAACACACCCTTTGGGGGCATAGCCATACTACTTATTGAATCATTTTATTCAGCAAATGAAAATTTCAATGCAGGCACTCCTACACCCATCAAATGTCCATTTTTCTAGGTTATCCAAACTAAAGTAGAAAAGAAAGCTGACTActagtttaaaaaataaataaatatcagaTTCAATCTGATTGTGTAGCCAGGAGCCTGTGGGACAATCTTTTGAGGCCCGTTTTCTGAAGGTATTAACAAGAGCCAAGTGCTTGAGATCATGGCAAGAAAATGCACAAGAAACTTAGAAAGGATgagtaattttaaaacttactCTAGTCTTCCAATCCAAATgcctttaaaaaaataatactctTCAAATAGGGAATGCTTCCAAcagatcaaaaataaaattaccttGCCATCATATTCTTTCTTAAGTAACACTTCAGGCGCAATGTACGCAGGGGTACCAACAGTTGATTTTGGTTGTGAATGCAGCACTGAGGACTGAGAAACCAAAATAGAATCTGATTAGATGCCATTGACTATTAGTACAAACCAACATTAACAGAGAATCACAATGTTaatgaagaaaaagagagagaattccATAGCCGAAACAAATATTACACGCAGAAAGAAGTAGGTAGTTCCATGAAATTGCTTCTAACCAGAAGGAAATAGCATCAACAAGAAAAATGTATTTCACCATGCATGAGCATAGTCACCCTTACCACCTTATAATGTTTTACTTGAAAATGTTCTTTCAAGCATAAACTGCAAAGACTTAAGTAAATACATAGCTCTAGTGAACATTacagtaaaatataattaattaatacctTTGAGTATCCAAAGTCACAAATCTTCAAACGTGGAGCTGGGCTTCCATCCAACAAAGTGTTCTCCAATTTCAGATCACGATGGCATACTTGCTTAATTGTAAGAGCAACATAGGACAAGTCATCTTCTGGGTGGATTGATAACTCAAGAAAAAAttccattaaaaaaagaaaagaaagacagCTTTCAAATACCATTGCGTGACAGTAGCTAACTCCTGATATAAGCTGTTGGAAGAAGAAGCGTGCCTGCAGCCCAAGACAACATACATTAGAAAGAAGTCGTGGCTGCTGCTGGAAACAAAAACAATGAACTGGATAGGAACCTCATCCTCACTGAATCTCCCAGCGTTGCATATTCGCTCAAATAGCTCTCCGCCAGATGCATATTCCATTACAATGGCTAGATGAGTTGGTGTTAAGATGACCTACATACATATAGACAATTGTTAAAAGGAAACTTCCATAAAGAGGCTCATTTGTGATAACACATTTAATAAGCTTACCTCTTTGAACCGGACAATGTTGGGATGCCTCAATGACCTGTGATTTATGATTTCCCTCCGTACATTTTCATCAATCTGTTACACACAGTTAACAAGTAGGTAAATAATTACGACTAAATGAAGAATGAATAGAATTACTGACTAAAAGCATTGAAGTCAGTCACTGGCCTACAACATAGAGACCGATGAGCATTCAGCAAGTAGTGTCCATTACATGCCATGTCAACATAATAGGAAACCATCAGGCCTCAGCTGTATTGACTGATCACATGACATAATGACCTGCCTATATTGCTATATCACGAATAACTACAATTAATATAAACTTTGAAAGCTCTTCCAATTATGAGTcaaaaaattgtcatttaaataGGATTGTGACCAGCAGAGTTATTAACAATTTTTGTATGTAGAGGAGCTTTCAAGTATAGAAAGCATATTTGTGTGGGATTGAAATCTATTAAAGAAAGGAAATGTGTATTGTGTGTTGTGTCCCACATTGCTCATGTGTGAGTAATTTGTAAGATTTATACTACACTCGTAGCTAGCAAGACTTACCCTTTGTTTGGCAAGAAGGACAGAATGAGTTAGTGATTGATTGTATATGAGGTGTAGAAAGATAAGAGAAGGGGATGGATTTGGTGTGTACCTTAAATTTGTTTGATATGTTGGAAGGAAGGAAAGGAATTCTAAATTATTGAAATAAaaactataaatatttattagcaTATTTATGGccattataatttaattttggatttttttcttttttacactttaaaacagtttttttttttgtatttttacgaaattctacataaaaactcctattgcaactagcgctgcaacttaaattgcaacaaaaaatcgtacagaaactcctattgcaattagcgctgcaaccactttaaaaactcaaaccgtaaatttgaaaaaaaaaaaaaaaaagttaaaaaaatagtatatggggtaatttccCTTTAATTTTTATAGCTCACTTTTAAGGTAAAAAGagagttatagaaaaaattaacATCTTCATTACTCAATCCTTCATAGTTCCGAAGGATAGTTTTTTTGGGCCCAAGTGGATTTGCAATCCACACCCTCTTCCCTTCCTTAACCCTttttcctcccaaccaaacacaTAAAAGCTAAGGATTGATCAACTCAATCCATAGACCTTAATCCATCATTCCTCTAATTCCTCCTACCAAACAAAGTGTTAATCTCTAGGTAATTGGATAAATGATGAATGTGATTGAAATCTAtcagaatatatatatttatagaaagcaTTGTGATGGTAAATACATATCATAGGCACTCCAAACTTTTGAGCGTGCATGTTATAAAAACAGTTTGACACATGTTCTTGCATTCCATTAAACTGAAAATCAAAGCTGCTCGAATTCAGATCAGTTAAGCACTTCCAGCTAGGGGTACCAAAAAATAACAGAACAGGGATTGCAGGGTTCAAGTTACACGACAGAATTGAAAACATAGATTACATAATAATCACTACGTTAAATCTCTCTCTTTTTAGCATAGTAATGATGGTTTTATTGTTTCGTATAAAAAGAGAAGTTGAAACATGAAAGAGAACAAAAGAGAAAAGAACATTCCAAACTATTTATATCAATTACTCAAGGAAATACAGAAACTTGTGCTCAAATGATGCTAATTTTAACCCAAGAAAATCAAGTAGTGGTCAATTCATTAAAGTTAATGAGAAAAAGAtgaataagtaaaaaaaaatatcaattctTATTTTGTTCCCCCAGATTAACTATATTGAGTATCCTCCGTCCTCCTCTTTAATATCAACAATACGGGGAAAAGAAATAATTAGCAAAATCCAGTCATCCTCGAAGTAAAACTCAGTGttggaaaataaagaaaaaaaaaagctaagatTAAAATTAGAACCCATCAATCATTGAAAGCTTATAGTCCAAAAGACTATTCAATTCACGAACACGCGGCAAAAAGTACGAGTTTAACTAACAAAACCATATTTTCAAACACTCGAATAAAGAGTAAAAACAGGGTTAGCCGAATTAACAACTAGACAAAGATCAAATTGGAGTTCAAACACAACAAAGCAGAAAACATTATTATTAATTCATAAAGACATGAACCCTGTACACCGAAAAGATCAGCAACCCATTGAATCTTTCAAATACAACATATTAAAAAGGCCAAGAAACGGAAAGAAGTATGAAGTAATTTAGAGACTGACCTTCTCACCTCTCTCGATGTACTTAACGGCTACAAGCTCGTCAGTCTGCCTGTCTCTCATCAACCTGGCCACCCCGAAATTTCCCGACCCAATATCGCGCACAAGCTCGTAGCGATCGCTATCGTGCATAATCGGTATGTCCATGCCTGGTCCAACTGTGATCATCGATcgatccatctttctttttctagTTTCTTTATaataagggaaaaagaaaagaataagaCCAAccactcctctctctctctctctctctctctctctctctctctctctctctctcacattaTAGAGATAGAAAGGCATATGGGCAAAGCACTATCCATGAGAGTGGTCGAGATCAAACCAGAAACCGGTAGCAAGTGTGAGGTGGCGTGATATGAGCCACTGGATTGGAAGTAGAAGCTGTGGGTGGGTGAAGAAAGAGACTCAAAAATGGGTTGAGGCCCGTGAAGCTTCCAGCCACCCTTGATTATAATCAAAACGAGTTCAGATTCTCTTCCTTTTTCTTCTCTATCTCTTTTTGGGGGGCAAATACTTGTACTTTGCAGTTGCAGAGGCGGTGCGTGAGACCAACCGAGCTCGTGAACCCTCTCACTCTCTACACTCAAAGCTAATGAGCTTTTCTTTTATTCGTACTCTCTGTGATTTTATCCAAAACTTTATGAGTAAAGTATCAGTACATACCAGCAACGGAAAAAAGTTGCAGTACATACCAGTACACAGATATTTCTGTTAAAATTTAAAGAGGATAAACAATGATGAGGAgtttcatccataaaaataaaacaatcttTGTTATTTGTTTACTAAACAAGAGACTAGCAATTTtatcattaaaattattattatgcaTTATCTATTATGTATCAAGTCTAATAAATTACATGCCACTCAATAATTAATTAGATCAATAATAGTATAATATGGAAAAAAGTGTAAGATACTCGTAATCCCTTTTAACAATGCTCTTATTTCAAACTTAACAAATCTATTTGTGAAATTGTGACAATTGTGAAGTGTTCACATGCACTGTTTAACTTCAAGCTTAGCACGTGTTTTCATCCATTGATTTATCGTCTAATATTCAATGTTTTGATTCCTCACTTAAACAGATTTGGTTAAGGGTATGATCATAgccaaaattttaaatttgtaaagggtatatgtttaatattatattttacaatACATGTACTCACGGttaataaaaatactatttgCGGCAAAACTATTATTTGTAATTGTTACACATATgactctaataaaaaaaaatacgacAAAAGTACTAtatcttataattttattgcagttatacatttttttttagttattaagtgCTTACTAAGCCCGTTAGGTGCCAACTCAGAAACACGTAGCGATATACGTGATCTAATAATATATCTCCACATGTTTCTAACTTGACACTTAATAGTCAAAAAAGGTACGCCCGCAACAAAATCGTAAAATAATGTACTTTTATCGCTACTTTTTGTAATTGAGGTCATATATGTAACAATTATAAATGTTAAGGGATTTCATCGCAAATATCCCTtagtaaaactgtaattttcatTCAATTTCACCATTAGAGATTATATTAGTGGCTTAAACAGGACAAATATAAGACttagattataatttattgGGTCTCTACAGAAACGTGTAATATTAGTTACTTTTAAGTcttctttcaaaaaaattcaaaaattaagccTAGTTATAAATTTAAGACACTAACGAAGTCTGAACTAATAGAACTAGAAGAAAATAAGAATTTTACTAACATTAAGTACTTATActgctaaaaaaattattatatatatcgtttataaacttaaaattttaaatactcATGATGCAAATATCCATTATTTATATATCAGTCTTGGAACCCACTAATCAAAATGCCTAATTTAGATGCAATATGATAGCAACTCGTGTTAAATTATTACTATGTGTTTATTGAGAATTTTAGAAATTGATTAAGTGAgagcttaagaaattaaataagtaaataagtaaataagtaATGGAGattgagatttttacgtggttcaggtATTAATTAAacctagtccacgagtctatgtATTTAGCCAAAAGGCTTTGATGTATTACAATGAGGTCTTACAAGTTAAAGAACCCTAGATTCTTGCTATAGTGCTCCCTCTTAGGTTTTCCTTATAGAAgaagaaattctaaagagagtATGAATCCTTTGTCCCCCTTTGCATAACATGCTTACCTTTctagattttataagatattttagaagtacctggacgaataaacactcagTTTATTGTATAGAAAGCTGTGTTTATAGCCTCTGCCCACAAATATTTTGTTAGCTTCTTGCTATTTTAACATCACTCTTTCCATCTCTTGcaaagttcgattcttcctctcaacaactccattttgttgagaaGTTTAAGAAACTGagaattcatgagttatacatGTAGACTTACAGAAATCATCATATATAGAGttctcaaactccttaccatgatcactctgaattcgaacaattttactaatgttacatcctttttcaactcttaatctcaaatATTGTGTTTTAAAAGTATCAAatgtgtcagatttttctcttaaaaaatatacccaTGTAAAATGAGAgtaatcatcaacacacacaaaaatatatcgCTTACCAATCAGACTTTCAACTTGAATtagacccataagatccatgtgaagtgATTCCAATACTTTCGTGGTTTGATAACTGATACActtttgtgagtgatttttaattgcttaccAAGTTGACAaggttcacacttaccaacactttcTTTACCCAGTTTGGGTAGACCATGAACAACATCTggatttgacaatttttttagatttttgtaattaatatgTTCAAGTTTTGCATGCCACAAATCaatggtgttgttgatagctgaatgacaagtgaaaacaGGGGTTAGGGTATAATAATTATCATTAGATCGAAATACTTGTAAGATACATTGATTATCATCATTAAGTACATAGCAATGATCACTGTCAAATGAGACAATATacccttggtcacaaatttgactaatgctaagtaaattagcccttagCCCCTCAACCAACATCACATTTTTTAATATGGGCAACCCTTCAAAATTGAGAGTTTCCATTCCAATGACATTTCTAGCTACACCGTTCCCAAATGTGACTTTGCCACACTATATTGGCCTGATGTTAAtcaaaaagtccttgtcacTTGTCATATATCTAGAGcgaccactgtcaaaataccacatttgtaAAGCaagaattttattaaaaaaaccaGCTagccatttttctttttcaacccatttttgtttcataatactatgtttcttttgaaatttattcaaattaccaaattaatttgttttgtaCATATTCTGCATGGTGAGATATTTAGGTCTAATATGTCcctttctaccacaaaaataaaaaatagggaCAAATCTCCTTTCATagagatcttactctttttgtaattattggAGACTTTAATTCTGTAAATACTGCCTTTACAACTACAAACTTTGAATTTGTAGCAGCAAACTTTAAATTTGTAGTAACAGGAAAATTCGtaggaacactagattttacaaattttGTCATTCTAGAACTTTCAGTACCATCCAAGACCAGCAAAGTCTCTTCGACCTGCATTCTAAACTTCCTCAAAAATAGACGATTCGGGATTTCGCATTTGGACATTTTTCTTGagattttcaagttccttctttaatagaGAAATCTTTTCATCTTTAATGCAAAAATCAGTCTcataatcttttatttttaattcaaaagtttcaacttgatgagacaattttttattcattttagacAAGACTTTATTTTCAGAAGTAACTtgtatccatttttcatacatgacctTGTAAGATTCAGCtagagactcttcacagatttctGAATCATCAGAATCTGAATCTTCTTTTTTAatggtattattcaaacatactAATCTTTCTTCCACTTGTGAATCACATAACACACTAGAAATAAACTGAGGTTAGAGCAACATTCTCAGAATTTTCTTCATCACTCTcaatttcatcatcactccaagtgacattaaaacttttcttattctttttcagagTGTTTTCACACTCAGATTGAATGTGCCCAAAGCCTTTACATTCCTTGCACTGAATTCCTTTTTATTAGTAATAGAAGGTTTGAAAGATGTATTCCATTTTGAAAACTTCGAGTTATTCTTTTTATTACCCATCTTTTTCACCTATTTCTGAAAGTTCTTGGTTAATAAAGCAATTTCATCATCACATTTATTATTAGAACTTTCTTTTTTAGCATCTTTTAAAGTGATACTTTCACCTTTATCAATGATGGACTTGGGTTTATCCTTTTGTTCGATTTGTTGATTCAATTCAAAAGTACGCAAAGAACCTATTAATTCTTAcaccttcattgtgctaaaatctttagcttcctctaTGGCCAAAAGTTTGGTATCAAacctgttgaccgaggttttcggcaaccaataaaatataataagattctagagctgtaagaaaattagagaatgatttttacgtggttggggcgttaatgagccttagtccacgagtctatcttatttatggatgtatttaatacagagaatgtatttggtgagtgtttcacccttataaatacagagaatgttcttggtgagtattaactcttcttgctcttatgcaacccaagattatCGACcccctttaatgagctttgagggggtatttatagtgtttttggtggggtgatccccagaacttttgtacaagtgtatctgtaagtatccataaagttgggcattcccaatgaatatactaTGAGTAAtgaatggtcaaatccctaggtgctgtagggcttttatgtgaaatgtccttattgtcttttgactgatgtgactcttcacagtgtagccgtcgatagacttaaatgatcattactttgtagctgctggttaGAGGTTGTGCCGtcgcgtgtagcagtcccaacacgcttcctcccatgcggcattaaatgcgacttgattgctcagaggaagcctgacacctcgcggagatgccttagcgttacttgggcttccgggagcatatggggttccatatgccttctccgggaggcatgtcccggATGCTGCTTTATTACATAAGGACTTAGCAAATAGTTTGGATGATaagttgcttgatccacgtgtccttgtctggttggtccacatatattgggcaaaatcaatGGCAACATTTACttcccaagccttgtttatttggaaaataaaacaaggcttgctcaagtgcctccggttgactcctcgatttcctggcacgagctttgacCGCGTGAGGGTGCatttaatgatggcttttaatgcagcgattcactttttgtagagatcgattcgtttcacgcccattgattgatacaacgcattaatggtgtcagacggacactcaaacgtttccaccgccttaattacaaatcaatctgatccgttgatctttgggaattcgaatcgtgcgtttcccaaaccgttcgattggtaggtgatagtgCCTGTTcttcatgcatttttgcctataaaagccaccacctttccttcatttcggttacttcccgtttcttgccaactttgctcaagtttcccagagagaaaaattcTCAGACCAAGAAAACACTTTTGAACACTTTACAAATTTCCCAGTCCATCTTCGTTCACTACTGTCAATCCTTCCTATCTTTGTTTGATCTACAGCAGAACCCCCAGTCTcaacacttcactgtaagtttcttgcacccCTTGCTTTACTGTTAAGTACATGGCATGCTTTTACTTATCTGTtcgttttttctgggtttggtatttgaagtttctgggaatgcaCTCTTTTAGATTTTTCACGTAACAGGTCTAGATTCACCATTTCTGGTGTTAGGACTGCTCTTGTCACGTATTTGTTACTATTTTTCTGCAAAGgaccatacgttcttcgtatacTAGTCGTCTAGGGCATAGAGGAGACTGcttttttctcgattttctgcCCTTTCCTTTTCTTTAATGCGCAATGTCatcttctgtgaatttattgcacccgactcttgtccaggaaatccttctagggtttcctGTTAGGCagatgtccggagggggcctctttccagcagttaggggacccccattccctttttcttggtttagggtttggtatggggcctaactgctggaatcttaacTCTTTTTTCAGAATCAAAACATGTCTGCATCTGGTTCAAAGTCGTCCAAGAAGAGTGGTAAGCGTCTGGCCACCCTCAAAGATGTCACACTGGGTCCCATTGCCCATGAGGGGTATAAGTCTCGGGCCACCGGATGGGAGGCGGTGGAGCTTCACTCCACCCTAACATGCccccaccagctggagaacattgtggaggtggccggaatcaagccttccacatccAGGACGTACCACCGGCCGTCTCGAGATGCGAagacgcccaaccataactatggcggcttcggggcttggagccagacgcacctgatggccagagccatgcttcctctctaagactactttgttaattttttagtttttgtcggcctcgcgccataccaactgattccccaagcataccgcctgctctcaggcttatttattttttactc
This window harbors:
- the LOC133032772 gene encoding serine/threonine-protein kinase SRK2E isoform X1; its protein translation is MPFYLYNVRERERERERERERERGVVGLILFFFPYYKETRKRKMDRSMITVGPGMDIPIMHDSDRYELVRDIGSGNFGVARLMRDRQTDELVAVKYIERGEKIDENVRREIINHRSLRHPNIVRFKEVILTPTHLAIVMEYASGGELFERICNAGRFSEDEARFFFQQLISGVSYCHAMQVCHRDLKLENTLLDGSPAPRLKICDFGYSKSSVLHSQPKSTVGTPAYIAPEVLLKKEYDGKIADVWSCGVTLYVMLVGAYPFEDPEEPKNFRKTIHRILNVQYSVPDYVHISPECRHLISRIFVADPAKRITIPEIRNHEWFLKNLPADLIDENTNNQFDEADQPMQSIDEIMQIISEATLPAAGANSLDQYLTGSLDIDDDMDDDLDTDPELDIDSSGEIVYAM
- the LOC133032772 gene encoding serine/threonine-protein kinase SRK2E isoform X2; this encodes MEYASGGELFERICNAGRFSEDEARFFFQQLISGVSYCHAMQVCHRDLKLENTLLDGSPAPRLKICDFGYSKSSVLHSQPKSTVGTPAYIAPEVLLKKEYDGKIADVWSCGVTLYVMLVGAYPFEDPEEPKNFRKTIHRILNVQYSVPDYVHISPECRHLISRIFVADPAKRITIPEIRNHEWFLKNLPADLIDENTNNQFDEADQPMQSIDEIMQIISEATLPAAGANSLDQYLTGSLDIDDDMDDDLDTDPELDIDSSGEIVYAM